The following are encoded together in the Lagopus muta isolate bLagMut1 chromosome 7, bLagMut1 primary, whole genome shotgun sequence genome:
- the CDK5 gene encoding cyclin-dependent kinase 5 codes for MQKYEKLEKIGEGTYGTVFKAKNRETHEIVALKRVRLDDDDEGVPSSALREICLLKELKHKNIVRLHDVLHSDKKLTLVFEFCDQDLKKYFDSCNGDLDPEIVKSFMYQLLKGLAFCHSRNVLHRDLKPQNLLINRNGELKLADFGLARAFGIPVRCYSAEVVTLWYRPPDVLFGAKLYSTSIDMWSAGCIFAELANAGRPLFPGNDVDDQLKRIFRLLGTPTEEQWPAMAKLPDYKPYPMYPATTSLVNVVPKLNATGRDLLQNLLKCNPVQRISAEEALQHPYFTDFCPP; via the exons atGCAGAAGTACGAGAAACTGGAGAAGATCGGGGAAG GCACCTACGGGAcggtgttcaaggccaagaaCCGGGAGACGCACGAGATCGTGGCGCTGAAGCGGGTGCGGCTGGACGATGACGACGAG GGCGTTCCCAGCTCGGCGCTGCGGGAGATCTGcctgctgaaggagctgaagcACAAAAACATCGTCAG GCTGCACGACGTGCTGCACAGCGACAAGAAGCTGACGCTGGTCTTTGAGTTCTGCGACCAG GACCTCAAGAAGTATTTCGACAGCTGCAACGGGGATCTGGACCCTGAGATCGTGAAG TCCTTCATGTACCAGCTGCTGAAGGGCCTCGCGTTCTGCCACAGCCGCAACGTCCTGCACAGGGACCTGAAGCCGCAGAACCTCCTCATTAACAGG AACGGGGAGCTGAAGCTGGCAGACTTCGGCCTGGCTCGGGCCTTTGGCATCCCGGTGCGCTGCTACTCAGCAGAG GTCGTCACGCTGTGGTACCGCCCCCCCGACGTGCTGTTTGGTGCCAAGCTGTACTCCACCTCCATCGACATGTGGTCGGCCGGCTGCATCTTTGCAG agctggccAACGCGGGGCGGCCGCTCTTCCCGGGGAACGACGTGGACGACCAGCTGAAGAGGATCTTCAG GCTGCTGGGCACCCCCACGGAGGAGCAGTGGCCGGCCATGGCCAAGCTGCCTGACTACAAG CCCTACCCCATGTACCCCgccaccacctccctggtcaACGTGGTGCCCAAGCTGAACGCCACCGGCCGGGACCTGCTGCAG AACCTGCTGAAGTGCAACCCGGTGCAGCGGATATCGGCGGAGGAGGCCCTGCAGCACCCCTACTTCACGGACTTCTGCCCCCCCTAG
- the ABCB8 gene encoding LOW QUALITY PROTEIN: mitochondrial potassium channel ATP-binding subunit (The sequence of the model RefSeq protein was modified relative to this genomic sequence to represent the inferred CDS: deleted 3 bases in 2 codons), which yields MSRCPHPPTSPSRAVPVSACPRVRVSRCPPVAVSPIRMSVPVSECPPRPSPALTCCPSAPRTQSAPRTARPGLRTPLGAMAAIPHRAGLRDGGGSGALRAPRCGVRGAVRGLGRRWRCRAVQLRPPHRPFRGAAMLLLCAGRAGCGLRAVRAALSSCRNGGSALRPALRPAPRPALRPAPLLVPAGFALGCVGAALGAAARCQEGRGLSVPAAVPAAPRPEPEFQWAAFWALLRPQLLALSAAVVLALGAALLNVQIPVLLGQLVDVVAREARTHLEGYLRAARPPALRLLGLYSLQALLTFGYIALLSRVGEQVAASMRKALFVSLLRQDVAFFDAHRTGQLVARLTADVQEFKSSFKLIISQGLRSSTQAAGCVLSLYLLSPRLTALLLLVLPVLVGAGTALGSVLRALSRQAQEQVAKATGVADEVLGNVRTVRAFAMEEQQAGLYCAEAERSSRMSQRLGLGIAAFQGLSNLALNGIVLGTIFVGGSLMAGAQLSPGDLMSFLVASQTVQRSLANISILFGQVVRGLSAGARVFEFMTLEPQVPLRGGDTIPSHSLLGHVAFKHVSFSYPTRPGHPVLQDFNLTLPPGETVAVVGPSGGGKSTVAALLERFYEPTRGTITLDGRDIASLDPSWLRGRVIGFISQEPVLFGTTIMENIRFGKPDASDEEVFEAARLADADAFIRAFPDGYGTVVGERGAALSGGQRQRVALARALLKAPAVLVLDEATSALDAEAERAVQAALEKAARGRTVLLIAHRLSTVRGANRIVVLAGGRVAEVGTHEELLRRGGLYAQLMRQQAAERRGAE from the exons ATGTCGCGGTGTCCTCATCCCCCGACTTCCCCATCTCGCGCCGTCCCCGTGTCCGCGTGTCCCCGTGTCCGTGTGTCCCGCTGTCCCCCTGTCGCGGTGTCCCCTATCCGAATGTCCGTCCCCGTCTCTGAGTGTCCCCCGCGTCCCTCTCCCGCTCTCACCTGCTGCCCCTCCGCGCCCCGCACTCAATCTGCGCCCCGCACGGCCCGGCCCGGGCTCCGCACCCCCCTTGGAGCCATGGCCGCGATCCCGCACCGCGCGGGGCTGCGGGACGGGGGGGGGTCGGGGGCTCTGAGG GCGCCGCGCTGCGGGGTGCGGGGAGCGGTGCGGGGTCTCGGCCGGAGGTGGCGGTGCCGGGCCGTGCAGCTCCGCCCCCCGCACCGCCCCTTCCGCGGGGCcgccatgctgctgctgtgcgcggggcgggcgggctgCGGGCTGCGGGCGGTGCGGGCGGCGCTGAGCAG CTGCAGGAATGGGGGGTCGGCGCTCCGCCCCGCACTGCGCCCCGCACCGCGCCCCGCACTGCGCCCCGCACCGCTCCTCGTCCCGGCGGGGTTTGCGTTGGGCTGCGTGGGGGCGGCGCTGGGGGCGGCAGCGCGATGCCAGGAGGGCCGTGGCCTCTCCGTCCCCGCCGCCGTCCCCGCCGCTCCGCGC CCCGAACCCGAGTTCCAATGGGCGGCGTTCTGGGCGCTGCTGCGCCCGCAGCTCCTCGCGCTGTCGGCGGCCGTCGTG ctcGCCCTGGGCGCAGCGCTGCTCAATGTGCAGATCCcggtgctgctggggcagctggTGGACGTGGTGGCCCGTGAGGCACGGACCCACCTGGAGGGGTACCTGCGTGCCGCCCGCCCCCCAGCGCTGCGCCTGCTCGGCCTCTACAGCCTGCAG GCGCTGCTGACCTTCGGGTACATCGCTCTGCTGTCCCGCGTTGGGGAGCAGGTGGCTGCCAGCATGAGGAAAGCTCTCTTTGTGTCTCTGCTGCG GCAGGACGTGGCGTTCTTCGATGCTCACCGCACGGGGCAGCTGGTGGCACGGCTCACAGCCGACGTGCAGGAGTTCAAATCCTCCTTTAAGCTCATCATCTCACAG GGCCTGCGCAGCAGCAcccaggctgcaggctgtgtgctgtccCTGTACCTGCTGTCCCCACGGCTCacggcgctgctgctgctggtgctgcccgTGTTGGTGGGCGCTGGCACCGCGCTGGGCTCCGTGCTGCGGGCGCTGTCCCGgcaggcacaggaacag GTGGCCAAAGCCACCGGGGTGGCCGACGAGGTGCTGGGCAACGTGCGCACCGTGCGCGCCTTCgccatggaggagcagcaggcgGG GCTGTACTGCGCCGAGGCAGAGCGCTCCAGCAGGATGAGCCAACGGCTGGGGCTGGGAATCGCCGCCTTCCAGGGGCTGTCAAACCTGGCACTGAACG GCATTGTGCTGGGGACCATCTTTGTGGGAGGGTCGCTGATGGCCGGGGCTCAGCTCTCTCCTGGTGACCTCATGTCGTTCCTGGTGGCCTCACAGACGGTGCAGAG GTCCTTGGCGAACATCTCCATCCTCTTCGGGCAG GTGGTTCGTGGGCTGAGTGCTGGCGCCCGCGTCTTTGAGTTCATGACATTGGAGCCCCAAGTGCCGCTGCGGGGGGGGGACACCATCCCCAGCCACTCCCTGCTGGGCCACGTCGCCTTCAAGCACGTCTCCTTCAG CTACCCCACGCGCCCCGGGCATCCCGTGCTGCAGGACTTCAACCTCACGCTGCCCCCCGGTGAGACGGTGGCCGTCGTGGGACCCTCGGGAGGAG GGAAGTCGACggtggcagcactgctggagcgTTTCTATGAGCCCACACGGGGCACCATCACGTTGGACGGCCGCGACATCGCCTCGTTGGACCCCTCGTGGCTGCGCGGCCGCGTCATCGGCTTCATCAGCCAG GAACCGGTGCTGTTCGGCACCACCATCATGGAGAACATCCGCTTCGGCAAACCGGACGCCTCGGATGAGGAGGTGTTCGAGGCCGCTCGCCTGGCCGACGCCGACGCCTTCATCCGCGCCTTCCCCGACGGTTACGGCACCGTGGTGGGCGAGCGCGGAGCGGCGCTGTCCGGAGGGCAGCGGCAACGCGTAGCTTTGGCGAGGGCGCTGCTGAAAGCTCCGGCCGTGTTGGTGCTGGACGAAGCCACGAGCGCTTTGGACGCGGAGGCGGAGCGCGCGGTGCAGGCGGCGTTGGAGAAGGCGGCGCGGGGTCGGACGGTGCTGCTCATCGCGCACCGCCTGAGCACCGTGCGGGGGGCGAACCGCATCGTGGTGCTGGCGGGAGGACGCGTGGCCGAG GTCGGCACGCACGAGGAGCTGCTGCGGCGCGGCGGGCTGTACGCGCAGCTGATGCGGCAGCaggcggcggagcggcgcggagcggAATAA
- the LOC125696254 gene encoding uncharacterized protein LOC125696254 produces MGPSAAARPRPRTQPQPPPLGATDGAGPARGPHLPRAAPCVRRSPRSCGYCGRRWPHVTAQTGRRDDRASHGCPSSPPSSPCAGRPPNPALPRSFPDAVPIGTGRHGTDKHCCACHTALPSHSKSIGCSLAPEPNPCTSCSLQAPQLLLLCTGCSLLNTCWAAQSRAGLPGAPLWEHQREHHGNVHGRHHPHGHPLPPAPNQSHQFGSATAAVQGTRPPRVTPLETVTTPVPEWRLSHREHSGAEEEPLAPCQERNRVQAESGGFPEPPAQVRSAQGVRRPPVCRLSQALGAAQWALVCGTNPDKQGRSAIGR; encoded by the exons atggggcccagcGCCGCGGCGCGACCCCGACCGCgcacccagccccagccccctCCGCTGGGCGCCACGGACGGCGCCGGTCCCGCCCGCGGCCCCCACCTGCCCCGGGCAGCTCCGTGTGTGCGGCGGAGCCCTCGGAGCTGCGGTTATTGCGGCCGGAGGTGGCCTCATGTGACGGCACAGACCGGGCGCAGGGATGACCGCGCCTCACATGGGTGCCCGTCATCGCCCCCCTCATCGCCGTGTGCCGGACGGCCTCCAAATCCCGCTCTTCCCAGGAGTTTTCCTGACGCTGTGCCCATCGGCACGGGCAGGCACGGCACAGAtaagcactgctgtgcctgcCACACCGCGCTTCCGTCCCATTCCAAAAGCATTGGCTGCAGTCTGGCTCCGGAGCCCAACCCCTGcaccagctgctccctgcaggcaccgcagctgctgcttctctgcacgGGTTGCAGCCTCCTGAACACCTGCTGGGCTGCGCAGAGCCGAGCCGGGCTGCCCGGGGCTCCACTGTGG GAACACCAACGGGAACATCACGGGAACGTCCACGGGCGCCACCACCCCCATGGGCACCCGCTGCCGCCAGCCCCCAACCAGAGCCATCAATTCGGCAGTGCCACCGCAGCCGTGCAGGGAACACGGCCTCCTCGAGTGACCCCGCTGGAAACGGTGACGACGCCGGTGCCAGAGTGGCGACTGAGTCACCGTGAGCACAGCGGGGCAGAAGAGGAACCTCTCGCTCCGTGCCAGGAGAGGAACCGCGTGCAGGCTGAGTCAGGGGGCTTCCCGGAGCCCCCAGCCCAGGTGAGGAGCGCGCAGGGGGTGCGGCGCCCCCCCGTGTGCCGCCTTTCCCAGGCTCTCGGCGCGGCACAATGGGCTCTTGTTTGCGGGACCAATCCAGATAAGCAGGGCAGGTCCGCGATAGGGAGATAG
- the ASIC3 gene encoding LOW QUALITY PROTEIN: acid-sensing ion channel 3 (The sequence of the model RefSeq protein was modified relative to this genomic sequence to represent the inferred CDS: inserted 6 bases in 5 codons; deleted 1 base in 1 codon; substituted 1 base at 1 genomic stop codon) produces MGPVGNGGVPRRFAAPPGWGVAHCAPTAPRCAPAPKLPFSGEDRRPQRWSRSRYAIRCRISXRPSPFPAGHGGTGASRXPRLGMRAVVPRAEAAXSQXRGGTGTELCGCGTPGSPRLRSRVGTGSVPLGGPLEPLCSKPGTXSVGTRLRPHPSRHRRPGGREEPGAAPPGAPTPHPRRKAADRGREGGHRAPAAGNPRAAQPQPHPGGRGRSGAGSGAXGGPSRGDGAGASGSMRGGGEGAGGAEPRSRLRAFASSSSLHGISHIFSYGAALRRALWGAFFLGALGLLLLVCAERVAYFLTYPHVTKLDEVAAHNLTFPAITICNLNEFRFSKITRNDMYHVGELLALLNERYEISNPQLAEPAVLAALRDKANFKNFKAKPFSMAEFYNRTGHDLADMLLQCSFRGAGCSARNFSVIFTRLGKCYTFNSGQPGTELLTTLQGGAGNGLELMLNIQQEEYLPVWGDTDETSYEAGVKVQIHSQQEPPFIDQLGFGVAPGFQTFVSCQQQRLVYLPPPWGDCKATPIESDFFTNYSLTACRLDCETRYLAENCNCRMVHMPGNANVCTPEQYKECADPGADFLVKKDSEYCACRTPCDTVRYGKELSMVKIPSKASARYLAKKFNKTEQYIADNVLVLDIFFEALNYEMIEQKKAYEVAGLLGDIGGQMGLFIGASLLTILEIFDYLYEVFRDKLVGFYKDKKRMRRGSGTTLEHPAVPGSPAASLPPRTPLGPRAATRTVSPSPRSCYLVTRL; encoded by the exons ATGGGGCCAGTTGGGAACGGTGGAGTTCCACGCCGCTTTGCGGCACCGCCGGGGTGGGGGGTCGCGCATTGTGCCCCCACAGCCCCGCGTTGTGCCCCCGCACCAAAGCTGCCCTTCTCGGGAGAGGATCGCCGTCCCCAGCGGTGGTCCCGGAGCCGCTACGCCATCCGCTGCCGCATCT CCCGTCCCAGCCCCTTCCCCGCTGGGCACGGCGGTACCGGAGCCTCCC GCCCCCGGTTGGGGATGCGGGCAGTGGTGCCCCGAGCGGAGGCAGCGTGATCCC CCCGCGGGGGGACCGGCACCGAGCTCTGCGGCTGCGGGACCCCCGGGTCGCCCCGTCTCCGCTCCCGGGTGGGGACGGGTTCGGTGCCTCTGGGGGGCCCCCTGGAGCCCCTCTGCTCCAAGCCGGGGAC AAGCGTAGGGACGAGGCTGCGCCCCCACCCCTCCCGTCATCGCCGCCCGGGGGGGCGGGAGGAGCCCGGCGCGGCCCCTCCCGGAGCTCCCACCCCGCACCCCCGGCGGAAGGCGGCGGACCGGGGAAGGGAGGGTGGGCACCGCGCCCCCGCTGCGGGAAACCCGCGGGCAGCGCAGCCGCAACCGCATCCCGGTGGCCGCGGGCGCTCCGGGGCCGGGTCTGGGG GGGGCGGTCCCTCCCGCGGCGATGGGGCGGGGGCGAGCGGCAGCAtgaggggcggcggggagggcgCGGGGGGCGCGGAGCCGCGGTCGCGGCTGCGGGCGTTCGCTTCCAGCTCGTCGCTGCACGGCATCAGCCACATCTTCTCTTACGGAGCGGCGCTGCGCCGGGCGCTGTGGGGCGCCTTCTTCCTGGGCgcgctggggctgctgctgctggtgtgcGCCGAGCGCGTCGCCTATTTCCTCACCTACCCGCACGTCACCAAACTGGACGAGGTGGCCGCGCACAACCTCACCTTCCCGGCCATCACCATCTGCAACCTCAACGAGTTCCGCTTCTCCAAGATCACCCGCAACGATATGTACCACGTGGGAGAGCTGCTGGCGCTGCTCAACGAGCGCTACGAGATCAGCAACCCGCAGCTGGCCGAGCCCGCCGTGCTGGCCGCGCTGCGCGACAAGGCCAACTTCAAGAACTTCAAGGCCAAACCCTTCAGCATGGCCGAGTTCTACAACCGCACCGGCCACGACCTGGCCGacatgctgctgcagtgctccttCCGCGGCGCCGGCTGCTCCGCACGCAACTTCAGCGTG ATCTTCACCCGCCTGGGCAAGTGCTACACCTTCAACTCGGGGCAGCCGGGCACGGAGCTGCTGACCACGCTGCAGGGCGGCGCGGGAAACGGGCTGGAGCTGATGCTCAACATCCAGCAGGAGGAATACCTGCCCGTCTGGGGGGACACGG ACGAGACGTCGTACGAGGCGGGGGTGAAGGTGCAGATCCACAGCCAGCAGGAGCCGCCCTTCATCGACCAGCTGGGCTTCGGCGTGGCACCCGGCTTCCAGACCTTCGTGTCGTGCCAGCAGCAGCGG CTGGTGTATCTGCCACCGCCCTGGGGGGACTGCAAGGCCACCCCCATCGAGTCCGACTTCTTCACCAACTACAGCCTCACCGCCTGCCGCCTGGACTGCGAGACGCGCTACCTGGCCGAGAACTGCAACTGCCGCATGGTGCACATGcccg GCAACGCCAACGTCTGCACGCCGGAGCAGTACAAGGAGTGCGCCGA CCCCGGCGCAGATTTCCTGGTGAAGAAGGACAGCGAGTACTGCGCGTGCCGCACGCCCTGCGACACCGTGCGCTACGGGAAAGAGCTTTCCATGGTGAAGATCCCCAGCAAAGCCTCCGCGCGGTACCTCGCCaagaagttcaacaagaccgAGCAATACATCGC GGACAACGTGCTGGTGCTGGACATCTTCTTTGAGGCGCTCAACTACGAGATGATCGAGCAGAAGAAGGCGTACGAGGTGGCCGGGCTGCTGGGGGACATCGGGGGGCAGATGGGGCTCTTCATCGGCGCCAGCCTGCTGACCATCCTGGAGATCTTCGACTACCTGTACGAG GTGTTCCGGGACAAACTCGTCGGCTTCTACAAGGACAAGAAGCGGATGCGGCGCGGCAGCGGCACCACCCTG GAGCATCCCGCCGTGCCGGGCAGCCCCGCCGCCTCGCTCCCACCCAG AACGCCCCTCGGGCCCCGCGCGGCCACGCGGACGGTGTCACCTTCGCCCCGCTCCTGCTAC CTCGTCACTCGGCTGTAG
- the ATG9B gene encoding LOW QUALITY PROTEIN: autophagy-related protein 9B (The sequence of the model RefSeq protein was modified relative to this genomic sequence to represent the inferred CDS: inserted 1 base in 1 codon; deleted 6 bases in 6 codons), protein MRTPRHLNTGTPGHGDSWTWDTRTRGAMPEAEYHRLEDPEEDSPPGEEELLLHVTEGRQGSWHHIKNLDDFFTKIYHFHQKNGFTCMLLSDLFELGQFVFVVAFSAFLLCCVRYDVLFADRPLNRSHVPPERSKVTLPDAVLPAPQCARRIAASGWLVFLLAMAALFWLCRLLKVLRGLLASWEHPPLLRGALRIPAGELCNYSWQEVQARLIALQREQQLCVHKRELTELDIHHRILRFSNYTVAMVNKSLLPVRFRLPLLGPVVFLTQGLHYNLELLLFRGPGALFLNSWSLRPCYKRAGERLALARRLARSAALLGAANLLLCPLVLVWQLLYAFFSYAEVLRRRPGVLGTRRWSLYGRLYLRHFNELXHELAARLGRGHRPATRYMNSFASPVLAVLARHIAFFAGSVLAVLIALTVYDEDVLTVQHILTAITLLGLLLTVARSFIPDEHSVQCPEQLLLQRVLAHTHYMPQHWQGSAGAAETRNEMAQLFQYKAVFILEELLSPILTPLILIFALPSRALDIVDFFRNFTVEVVGVGDVCSFAQLDVRRHGNPQWLSEGQTEASVYQRAENGKTELSLMHFAISNPRWQPPPHSGLFLSHVKERLHRDAAPHGPAEGALRASLLGDGAAAPDALLTSVLAHPLLVPRDRRFTQPCSTASAAASVLLSLSSPLPGRGHGPLESPERPLPESPVLSESRLLSLSRSAVLAEVASAEMSLHAIYIHELHLQQQQQSPVGLWVAAGAPKRPLVTTGECCWGVGGSQTHTGLWGADPSCSRLAARASQLELREMPLGGWAEEDEEDEDEEEEQTTK, encoded by the exons ATGAGGACACCGCGACATTTGAACACGGGGACACCGGGGCACGGGGACAGCTGGACGTGGGACACGCGGACACGGG GTGCGATGCCGGAGGCTGAGTATCACCGCTTGGAGGACCCCGAGGAGGATTCCCCCCCGGgtgaggaggagctgctgctgcacgtCACCGAGGGGCGGCAAG GCTCCTGGCATCACATCAAGAACCTGGATGATTTCTTCACCAAG ATCTACCACTTCCACCAGAAGAACGGCTTCACCTGCATGCTGCTGTCCGACCTCTTCGAGCTGGG gCAGTTCGTGTTCGTGGTGGCCTTCAGCgccttcctgctgtgctgtgtgcgCTACGATGTGCTCTTTGCTGACCGCCCGCTCAACCGCAGCCACGTCCCCCCCGAGCGCAGTAAGGTGACGCTGCCCGACGCGGTGCTGCCCGCGCCCCAGTGCGCACGGAG GATCGCTGCCAGCGGTTGGCTCGTCTTCCTGCTGGCCATGGCGGCGTTGTTCTGGCTGTGCCGCCTGCTGAAGGTGCTGCGCGGGCTGCTCGCCTCCTGGGAACATCCGCCGCTTCTACGGGGAGCGCTGCGCATCCCCGCG GGCGAGCTGTGCAACTACAGCTGGCAGGAGGTGCAGGCGCGG CTCATCGCCCTGCAGCGCGAGCAGCAGCTCTGCGTGCACAAACGGGAGCTGACGGAGCTGGACATCCACCACCGCATCCTGCGCTTCAGCAACTACACCGTGGCCATGGTCAACAAG TCGCTGCTTCCCGTGCGCTTCCGCCTGCCTCTGCTGGGCCCCGTCGTCTTCCTGACTCAGGGTCTGCACTACAACCTGGAG CTGCTGCTCTTCCGCGGCCCCGGCGCGCTCTTCCTCAACTCCTGGAGCCTGCGGCCGTGCTACAAGCGGGCGGGCGAGCGGCTGGCGCTGGCGCGACGCCTGGCACGGAGCGCCGCGCTGCTGGGGGCCGCcaacctgctgctgtgcccGCTGGTGTTGGTCTGGCAGCTGCTCTACGCCTTCTTCAGCTACGCCGAGGTGCTGCGGCGGCGGCCGGGCGTCCTGGGCACGCGGCGTTGGTCGCTGTACGGCCGCCTGTACCTGCGGCACTTCAACGAGC CACACGAGCTGGCGGCACGGCTGGGCCGCGGGCATCGCCCGGCCACGCGCTACATGAACTCCTTTGCCAGCCCCGTGCTGGCCGTGCTGGCGCGTCACATCGCCTTCTTCGCCGGCTCCGTGCTGGCCGTGCTCATCGCGCTCACCGTGTACGACGAGGACGTGCTGACGGTGCAGCACATCCTCACCGCCATCacgctgctggggctgctgctcaccGTCGCCAG GTCCTTCATCCCCGACGAGCACTCGGTGCAATGCCcggagcagctgctgctgcagcgcGTCCTGGCGCACACGCACTACATGCCGCAGCACTGGCAGGGCAGCGCCGGCGCGGCGGAGACGCGCAACGAGATGGCCCAGCTCTTCCAATACAAAGCG GTTTTCAtcctggaggagctgctcagccccatcctCACGCCGCTCATCCTCATCTTCGCGCTGCCCTCC CGCGCTCTCGACATCGTCGACTTCTTCCGCAACTTCACGGTGGAGGTGGTGGGCGTGGGGGACGTCTGCTCCTTCGCGCAGCTGGACGTGCGCCGCCACGGGA ACCCGCAGTGGCTGTCGGAGGGGCAGACGGAGGCCTCCGTGTACCAGCGGGCGGAGAACGGCAAGACGGAGCTGTCACTGATGCACTTCGCCATCTCCAACCCGCGCTGGCAGCCGCCGCCGCACAGCGGGCTGTTCCTCAGCCACGTGAAGGAGCGGCTGCACAGGGATGCGGCC CCGCACGGCCCGGCTGAGGGCGCGCTGAGGGCGTCCCTGCTCGGAGATGGAGCCGCTGCG CCGGACGCCCTGCTCACCAGTGTCCTGGCCCACCCACTGCTGGTGCCCCGGGACCGGCGCttcacccagccctgcagcacagccagcgcTGCTGCCAGTGTCCTGCTGTCCCTGTCATCCCCACTCCCTGGGAGGGGACACGGCCCTTTGGAGAGCCCTGAGCGCCCACTGCCCGAGAG CCCAGTGCTCAGTGAGTCGCGCCTGCTCAGCCTGAGCCGCTCAGCCGTGCTGGCCGAGGTGGCGTCTGCTGAGATGAGCCTGCACGCCATCTACATACACGAG ctccacctgcagcagcagcagcagagccccgTGGGGCTG TGGGTGGCGGCAGGGGCTCCCAAGAGGCCCTTGGTGACCACAGGTGAGTGctgctggggggtggggggctcCCAGACCCACACGGGGCTGTGGGGCGCTGACCCGTCCTGCTCCAGGCTCGCCGCCCGCGCCTCGCAGCTCGAGCTCCGGGAAATGCCTCTGGGTGGTTGGGCtgaggaggacgaggaggatgaggatgaggaggaagagcagACGACAAAGTAG